From one Cucurbita pepo subsp. pepo cultivar mu-cu-16 chromosome LG17, ASM280686v2, whole genome shotgun sequence genomic stretch:
- the LOC111778718 gene encoding ATPase ARSA2-like has product MAEELPEGTVQNLLDQETLKWVFVGGKGGVGKTTCSSILSILLSRVRSSVLIISTDPAHNLSDAFQQRFTKAPTLVNGFSNLYAMEVNPTVENEELEEGIDGLFSELANAIPGIDEAMSFSEMLKLVQTMDYSVIVFDTAPTGHTLRLLQFPSTLEKGLSKLMSLKSRFGGIMGQMTRMFGVDDEFGEDAILGRLEGMRDVIEQVNRQFKDPDLTTFVCVCIPEFLSLYETERLVQELTKFEIDTHNIIINQVLYDEEDVESKLLKARMRMQQKYLDQFYMLYDDFHITKLPLLPQEVTGVEALTGFSGKFLTPHDPSSSRDTVEDLEMKITTLKQQLEYAETDLDRLRKGKQKA; this is encoded by the exons ATGGCGGAAGAATTACCTGAAGGCACAGTTCAGAATCTACTGGATCAAGAGACTCTTAAATGGGTTTTTGTTGGTGGCAAAGGCGGTGTCGGAAAAACCACCTGCAGCTCCATCCTCTCGATTCTTCTCTCCCGTGTCAGATCCTCTGTTTTGATTATCTCCACCGACCCGGCTCACAATCTTAGCGATGCCTTTCAGCAGCGATTCACCAAGGCGCCCACCTTGGTTAATGGCTTCTCCAATCTCTATGCCATG GAGGTGAATCCTACTgtggaaaatgaagaactcGAGGAGGGGATAGATGGTTTATTTTCTGAGCTGGCTAATGCTATTCCTGGAATTGATGAGGCAATGAGCTTTTCGGAGATGCTGAA ATTAGTACAAACAATGGATTATTCTGTAATCGTATTTGACACTGCTCCTACTGGCCACACGCTTCGTCTGTTGCAATTTCCATCAACCTTAGAGAAGGGGCTTTCAAAGCTAATGTCTTTGAAAAGTAGATTTGGAGGCATAATGGGTCAG ATGACCCGGATGTTCGGAGTTGATGATGAGTTTGGTGAGGATGCAATTCTGGGAAGACTAGAAGGCATGAGAGATGTGATCGAACAAGTTAATAGGCAATTCAAAGATCCT GATTTGACTACATTTGTCTGTGTCTGCATTCCTGAGTTTCTCTCGCTTTACGAAACTGAGAGACTAGTCCAAGAGCTCACCAAGTTTGAGATCGATACTCATAATATCATCATTAACCAAGTACTTTATGACGAAGAAG ATGTCGAATCCAAGTTACTAAAAGCGAGAATGCGGATGCAACAGAAGTACCTCGACCAATTTTacatgttgtatgatgactTCCACATCACCAAGTTGCCATTGCTGCCTCAAGAG GTGACTGGAGTTGAAGCTCTGACTGGGTTTTCAGGTAAATTTTTGACCCCACATGATCCATCAAGCAGCCGAGACACAGTGGAAGATTTGGAGATGAAAATAACAACATTGAAGCAGCAGCTGGAATATGCTGAAACTGATCTTGACAGACTTAGAAAGGGGAAGCAAAAGGCCTAA
- the LOC111778719 gene encoding ubiquitin-related modifier 1 homolog 2, whose protein sequence is MQLTLEFGGGLELLCDSVKIHNVSINSENGAGKLVMKDLLSWVRSNLIKERPEMFMKGDTVRPGVLVLVNDCDWELSGQLDTTLEEKDVVVFISTLHGG, encoded by the exons TGGGGGATTGGAGTTGCTATGTGACTCTGTGAAGATCCATAATGTCAGCATCAATTCTGAAAATGGAGCGGGAAAG TTAGTCATGAAAGATTTGCTCTCTTGGGTCCGTTCTAATCTGATCAAGGAGCGGCCagaaatgtttatgaaaggCGACACCGT AAGACCTGGTGTTCTGGTGCTTGTAAATGATTGTGATTGGGAGCTGAGCGGGCAGCTTGACACAACATTGGAAGAGAAAGACGTGGTTGTGTTCATATCCACCTTGCATGGAGGCTAA